The Fibrobacter sp. UWB2 genomic interval GACAAACTATCGGCTAAAAAATTATTCAAATATCTTGTTGTACAAGCTCGGAGCGAACTTCTGCATGTACCCGAGCACGAAAATCACGGAAATGATAATCGGCAAGCCCCACTTGAAGTAGAGATGCAAAATCTTTAACTTCGGGAACTTCATGCCAACGCCCAAATTCGCTTCAGAGATAAACTTGAACTGTCCCCAGCCATAGCGGGAGTTGCAGAACAGCACAAAGATAAGCGAACCCAGCGGCAAAAGCGTATTCGAGACCAAGAAGTCTTCCAAGTCCAGAACGCAACTTCCCGGACCAAACGGTTCAAAGCTCGAAAGCACGTTAAAGCCGAGCGCGCACGGGAGCGACAAAATCGTAATTGCGACAAAGTTCCACTTCACCGCCTTCTTGCGTTCTACATTGCGCACGTCCATCCAATAAGCAACAATGTTTTCGAACACGGCCACAAGCGTCGAGAGCGCCGCAAAAGACATAAAGAGGAAGAACGCGGCACCGCAAATACGGCCTGCTGGCATCTGCGCAAACACGTTCGGGAGCGTTGCAAAAATAAGCCCCGGACCAGCATCCGGCTTGAGTCCAAACGCAAAGCACGCCGGAATAATGATAAGACCAGCAATCAAGGCAACGCCCGTATCGAGCACACAAATGTGAGCCGCTTCGGTCAAAAGCGAATGCTGTTTCTTGATGTAGCTACCGAAAATGCTCATGGAGCCAATGCCAATGCTAAGCGTAAAGAACGACTGGCCAAGAGCCGCAAACACGACCTCGCCAATACCTGCTTCCTTGAGCTTTGCAAAGTCCGGCAACAAGTAGAACTTAAGACCTTCGCCTGCACCCGGGAGCGTGAGCACGCGGACCATCAAGATGAGCATAATGATAAGGAGCGCAGACATCATCGTCTTCGTGATGCGTTCCACACCGCGCTGGAGCCCAAGTGCCACAATCGAAAGGCCCGCGAAAGTTGCGACCACCATCCAGAACGAGAGCAAGGGGCCATTGCCGAGCATATTCGTAAATTCAGCACCGACTTCAGCAGGAGACAAATGCATGAGGTCGCCCATCGTCACCATGCGGTAGAAGTAATAGAGCATCCACCCCGTCACTGTCGTATAGAACATCATGAGAAGGTAGTTACCCGCAATCATCGGAACACCTGCATAATGCCACTTTTGCCCCGGCTTTTCAAGGATGGCAAACGAACGGCCCACGCCACGCTTGGACGAGCGGCCAACAGCAAATTCCATCACGAGAATCGGGAAACCGAAAATCAACAAGAAGAAGAGGTAAATCAGCACAAAGGCGGCACCGCCATACTGCCCCGTGATAAACGGGAAACGCCAAACGTTGCCAAGCCCAATGGCGCAACCAGCAGCAATCAAGATAAAACCAAGACGGGATTTAAAGTTTTCTCTTTCTGTCATCATTTACCTCATGCACAAATCTAGAACTTGATCGGGTACAGCAAGTACCAATGGAACTCCGGATACACCTGAATCGTAGGTGCCGGGAGCTTAAAGTAGTTCAACGCCTTGACAATCGTGCGCGCCAAACGGCTCTGCGGACGGAACGCCTCCAAATCATAATCGAGAGCGATATAGACTTCACGATGCGGATGCGGTTCCTTGGTAAATACCCTGTCGTCAATACTCAGGCCAACGGCAATGGCAAGCCAACTCGGATAATACTTGCGGGCCGCTTCCGGCAACATCCTATAGGGCTTCAGCGAAAGCCAGAAAGTCTGGTTCACATAGTCATCCGTGAAAACCCCGCCAGAAGCATCATGCTCCTGATCATAATAGGCATTGGAATTGATCCAGTAGCTCCACTTGAGGTCAATATACTTGAATACGGGAACATAGCGTTCCGCCATCGGCAAGAATCCGCCAAGGCCGCCCGAAAGCACATCAAAAATGCTAAAGCCCCACTTAGGAGCAAAGCCATCCTTGATATCAATCGCAATATGGGTCGCCAAGGCCGTAAAGCCTGCAAACAAATAAGACTGGAACTCGCTTGCGCCCGCCCAGCGGTAGCCTTCGTAAAAGGCCTCGCCAATGACGACGCCCGCCGCAAAATGCCCAAACTTGTCCAGGTTCAAGGCGTAATCAAAATCGTTCTCGAAATGAAAACCACGGCCACCGTTATCGTCCCACCAGCCTTTTTCAAAGACAAAGCCATAGGCCGCGCCATAGGCAATCAAGGTGAGGGATGCCACGCCAAAAAGCTTAGCGGGTTCAATTTCGGGTTTAACATCCGTTGGATCTTCACTTCGATAATCCCAGGTCGAATCGCGCCACGTGAGCGAATCCCCTGGAGACGACAAAGCTGCCGCCGGGAACACCAGCGACAGCATAAGCACAAACGCGAGTAAGCCAATAGCAGAACTGTTGGCCTTACGCATTAATTCCTCGCGAAAATGATAACTCCATTTTGGCCTCCGAAGCCAAAGCCGTTGCTCATAGCGTAGTCAATCTTCTGGTTGACAGCACCATTTGCGCAGACATCGAGATGAATTTCCGGATCCTGTTCGAACACGTTGAGTGTACCATGAATCTTCTGGTTCATCACAGACATGATGGTCACGACGGATTCGAGAGCACCTGCAGCACCCAGGCAGTGGCCGATCATAGACTTGGACGAATTGACCTTAAGGTTTTCGAGAGCCGATGCAGAGGACTGCTTGAAGAGCGTTTCGATGGCAGAGCATTCTGCAATGTCACCGAGCGGTGTGGATGTACCGTGAGTGTTAATATAGCTAATATCCTTAGCTTCGATGCCAGCTTCCTTCATGGCGTTGGCCATTGCGAGCATCACACCCTTGCCATCCGGACGCGGAGCGGAGATGTGGTGAGCGTCAGAGCTTGCACCGACACCAGCGATACGGGCGAGAATATTTGCACCACGAGCCTTAGCGTGAGATTCGCTTTCGAGCACGAGGACTGCAGCGCCTTCACCGATCACGAAGCCATCGCGATCCTTATCGAACGGGCGGGAAGCCTGTTCCGGAGCGTCATTGCGCTTGCTGACGGCCTTCATGCTGGTAAAGCCAGCAAGGCTGAGCGGGTTCACCGTTTCGTCGGCACCACCAGCGAGCATCACATCGCAGCGGCCGAGACGAATCATGTCATAGGCATTGGCGATGGAGTGGTTGGAAGTTGCGCAAGCGGAAGTGACCGTGTAGGACGGGCCCATCCAGCCAGTCTTGTTGCAAACTTCACCTGCCGGCATATTCACGATGGCCATCGGAATATAGAACGGGGAAACGCGGGACGGACCACGATTGCTGAGAGCCACAGCGGCATCATAGCAATACTGCAAACCACCGATACTGCTACCAATGATAGCGCCGCAACGTTCCGGATTTTCGTTTTCCGGAGAGATGCCAGCCATCTTCAAGGCCTGGAATGCCGAGTAAACGGCATACTGGATGCAGCGGGAGAACCTAGACTGGTCTCTGGTGCTGTAGATTTCCGAAGCGTCGAACTCACGGATTTCGCTAGCCATGCGAGATGTGTAAGCCGAAGCGTCGAAACGCTGAATGGGAGCAATGCCAGACTTGCCCTGGAGCAAGTTCTGCCACAATAATTCGGGGGAGTTTCCGAGAGAGGAAACGCAGCCCATACCTGTAATAACAACATTTTCCATAATGCGCCAAATATAATAAAAAAAACGGTAACATTTTCGTAAGCGACGCAAGAAAAAGACAATTTGTAACAAAAAATTACAATTTCGAAAATATTTTTATAATTTCGAGAGAATTTGTCCATATATATAGGTTTATCTTTTATTTTCATTACGCAATACTTACAGCAATTCTGTGTGCAGTTAAATGTTTGGAGTTTTCAAAGTCATCCTGGATGGAGCGCAAGCGACTGACGGGATCCATCAAATTATTATGCAAGAAAAGGAGATTCCCGCTCAGTGGCGGGAATGACAAGTCAAGAAGCGGGAATGACAGAAACGAGGCGGGAACGACGAATCAAAAAAAATGCTATTATTCGCGCGTATGCCAAAGAGTTCTCGAAATTTAGTGTGGATGGACCTGGAAATGTCCGGTCTCTATCCTGAAAAAGATGTCATTCTCGAAATTGCGACCATTGTTACCGACGCCAATTTGAACATTCTCGCCGAAGGCCCCGTCATTGCTATTCACCAGCCCGAAAACGTTTTCGAAAGCATGGACGAATGGAACACTCGGCACCACAACCAGAGCGGACTCGTAGACCGTTGTCGCCGTTCACAGTATTCCCTCAAGGATGCCGAACTCGAAACACTCCGATTCATCAAGCCGTTTACCGAAAAAGGCAAGAACCTCCTCTGCGGAAATTCCATCACGCAGGACAGGCGCTTTTTGTACAAGTACATGCCCGAAATTTCGGAATGGCTCTGCTACCGCAATGTCGACGTGAGCTCCATCAAGGAACTCAGTTACCGCTGGTACCCGAACCTCGAAGATTTCCAGAAAGAAAAACGCCACGAAGCTTTAAACGACATCCGCGAAAGCATCGCCGAACTCGCCTACTACCGAAAGACCATCTTCAAGTAATTTTATGGAAAGACTCCCCTACGCCCAGAGAATGCGCAACCGCTGCATTGCGATTACCATCCTCGTTACGATTATTGTTGCCATTGTTCACTGTTCCACCAAAGACGATCCTGAAGAATCCGCTAAACAGCTAAGCGAGCAGCAAACCGCAATAACAGCAGACACGCTCGCCCAAGCCATCGCTCCAAGCGACACCAACCCCTTCGACGAACCGATTACCGCTGACACCTCAGCAAAAGAAAACCCGAATGGTCTCGCCGCCCTGAAAGGCATCGAAGATGAAGACTTCGAAAACTCGGGCAACACCGCCGCCGGAAATGCAGCAAGCGCCACAAACGCAACAGTCGAAAGCACAGACAACGTCCGCGACACCGTTCACATCAAGTCACAAAAGGATCCAATTCTCGCCGATAAAATCGACATTCTCCTCCGCCGCTACCGCCCGGATTTGGGAGTCATCCTTGTCGTGAATACCAGGACAAACGAAATCATCGCCTGGGGCGAACGCCGAGATGGCAAGGTGCAGAACAAGCCAGACTGGATTGGACGCCCCACCTTCCCCGCCGCCTCGCTAGCCAAGCTCGTGACGATTGCCGCCGCCATGGAAAGCAACCGTTACTCGCTCAACACGCCCATCCCGATGATCGGCCGCCACCACACGCTTTACCTGAACCAGCTCCGCGTCCCCGAAAAATACAACGGCCCCACGATGGATCTTTCCGAAGCGTTCGCCCGCTCTGCAAACCCGCCGATGGCTATCGTCGGGAAAACCATCGGTGCAAAGCGCCTCAACGCAGCCGCCGCAAAGCTCGGCTACAACAAGCGATTCCCCGGGAATGCCCCAAACGCGTCAAGTTACACAGCCCCGGACACGGGTTACGGCCTTGCCGAAGTTGCCTGCGGTTTTACAACCTCGACAACCCTTACGCCGCTTCTCGCCGCGGCGCAAGTCCGCGCCATTCTCACCAAGAAGCCTCTTGAAATTCCATGGGCTCGTGACATGGCTCCGTTCGCCCCGCAAAAGCCCCTCGCCCTCGACGTCGGAAAGTTCAGCGAAAACACGTACTACGGCCTTCGCGAATCCATGCTCCGCTCCGTGACGCAGGGAACCGCCCACAAGCACATGTCCACAAAGAACATGGCCCGCAAGAATTTTGAAGCGCTCCGCCTCGGCGGAAAGACCGGCTCTCTCGACGGTACAGACCCCGCCGGCCGTTACGACTGGTTCATGGGATTTGCCGAAGCGAAAAACGACCCGAGCAAGTCCATCGTCGTCATCGTGATGCAGATGCACAAGGAAATTCGTTCGCAACCGGCAACGCAAGTGGCCGCCACCGTCATCAATTACTGGGCGCACCAAAACTTGGATTTGAAAAAA includes:
- a CDS encoding sodium-dependent transporter, which encodes MTERENFKSRLGFILIAAGCAIGLGNVWRFPFITGQYGGAAFVLIYLFFLLIFGFPILVMEFAVGRSSKRGVGRSFAILEKPGQKWHYAGVPMIAGNYLLMMFYTTVTGWMLYYFYRMVTMGDLMHLSPAEVGAEFTNMLGNGPLLSFWMVVATFAGLSIVALGLQRGVERITKTMMSALLIIMLILMVRVLTLPGAGEGLKFYLLPDFAKLKEAGIGEVVFAALGQSFFTLSIGIGSMSIFGSYIKKQHSLLTEAAHICVLDTGVALIAGLIIIPACFAFGLKPDAGPGLIFATLPNVFAQMPAGRICGAAFFLFMSFAALSTLVAVFENIVAYWMDVRNVERKKAVKWNFVAITILSLPCALGFNVLSSFEPFGPGSCVLDLEDFLVSNTLLPLGSLIFVLFCNSRYGWGQFKFISEANLGVGMKFPKLKILHLYFKWGLPIIISVIFVLGYMQKFAPSLYNKIFE
- a CDS encoding penicillin-binding transpeptidase domain-containing protein gives rise to the protein MERLPYAQRMRNRCIAITILVTIIVAIVHCSTKDDPEESAKQLSEQQTAITADTLAQAIAPSDTNPFDEPITADTSAKENPNGLAALKGIEDEDFENSGNTAAGNAASATNATVESTDNVRDTVHIKSQKDPILADKIDILLRRYRPDLGVILVVNTRTNEIIAWGERRDGKVQNKPDWIGRPTFPAASLAKLVTIAAAMESNRYSLNTPIPMIGRHHTLYLNQLRVPEKYNGPTMDLSEAFARSANPPMAIVGKTIGAKRLNAAAAKLGYNKRFPGNAPNASSYTAPDTGYGLAEVACGFTTSTTLTPLLAAAQVRAILTKKPLEIPWARDMAPFAPQKPLALDVGKFSENTYYGLRESMLRSVTQGTAHKHMSTKNMARKNFEALRLGGKTGSLDGTDPAGRYDWFMGFAEAKNDPSKSIVVIVMQMHKEIRSQPATQVAATVINYWAHQNLDLKK
- the orn gene encoding oligoribonuclease encodes the protein MPKSSRNLVWMDLEMSGLYPEKDVILEIATIVTDANLNILAEGPVIAIHQPENVFESMDEWNTRHHNQSGLVDRCRRSQYSLKDAELETLRFIKPFTEKGKNLLCGNSITQDRRFLYKYMPEISEWLCYRNVDVSSIKELSYRWYPNLEDFQKEKRHEALNDIRESIAELAYYRKTIFK
- the fabF gene encoding beta-ketoacyl-ACP synthase II translates to MENVVITGMGCVSSLGNSPELLWQNLLQGKSGIAPIQRFDASAYTSRMASEIREFDASEIYSTRDQSRFSRCIQYAVYSAFQALKMAGISPENENPERCGAIIGSSIGGLQYCYDAAVALSNRGPSRVSPFYIPMAIVNMPAGEVCNKTGWMGPSYTVTSACATSNHSIANAYDMIRLGRCDVMLAGGADETVNPLSLAGFTSMKAVSKRNDAPEQASRPFDKDRDGFVIGEGAAVLVLESESHAKARGANILARIAGVGASSDAHHISAPRPDGKGVMLAMANAMKEAGIEAKDISYINTHGTSTPLGDIAECSAIETLFKQSSASALENLKVNSSKSMIGHCLGAAGALESVVTIMSVMNQKIHGTLNVFEQDPEIHLDVCANGAVNQKIDYAMSNGFGFGGQNGVIIFARN